The following are encoded in a window of Chryseobacterium sp. genomic DNA:
- the apaG gene encoding Co2+/Mg2+ efflux protein ApaG, which produces MYSKITSEIKVTVLPEYDAKNSFPSDNRFVFRYNITIENLSPHPVKLLKRQWLIYDVGFGFTEVNGDGVIGLTPEIGVGEEFKYFSNVMIRSGVGNMTGRYYCINTETGEALEIDIPKFNLMAQVLSN; this is translated from the coding sequence ATGTACTCAAAAATTACTTCTGAAATAAAGGTGACCGTACTACCTGAATATGATGCGAAGAACAGTTTCCCTTCGGATAACCGTTTTGTTTTCCGATATAATATCACCATTGAAAATCTGAGTCCGCATCCCGTAAAACTTCTCAAAAGACAATGGCTTATTTATGATGTGGGCTTTGGTTTCACCGAAGTTAACGGAGACGGCGTGATTGGACTGACTCCGGAGATTGGAGTAGGTGAAGAGTTTAAATATTTCTCAAACGTCATGATCCGTTCGGGCGTAGGAAATATGACCGGAAGATATTACTGCATCAATACGGAAACGGGGGAAGCCCTTGAAATTGATATTCCGAAATTTAATCTGATGGCGCAGGTACTCAGTAACTAA
- a CDS encoding 3'-5' exonuclease — MIDFCAIDFETATHERNSACEMGISVVENGEIVRTQTWLIKPPSFPWFHPRNIDVHGITPEDVQDAPTFEEIWHEAENLMYGNLMIAHNASFDAGVLRSCLDYYGFFKPKLNYLCSISLAKKSWKNLPRYGLKSLAEQHQLSFNHHRAGDDAEVCAKLSLLAFNKLMVTRNDEIHEVMKKSIKVL; from the coding sequence ATGATAGATTTCTGCGCCATTGATTTTGAAACGGCAACTCATGAGAGGAATTCGGCCTGTGAGATGGGCATAAGCGTGGTAGAAAATGGTGAAATTGTAAGAACGCAGACCTGGCTTATAAAACCGCCAAGTTTTCCGTGGTTTCACCCCCGTAATATTGATGTACATGGAATTACGCCGGAGGATGTTCAGGACGCCCCCACCTTTGAGGAGATCTGGCACGAGGCCGAAAATCTGATGTACGGTAATCTCATGATCGCGCACAATGCCTCGTTTGATGCGGGAGTTTTACGGAGCTGCCTGGATTACTATGGTTTCTTTAAACCTAAACTGAACTACCTGTGCAGTATTTCGCTTGCAAAAAAATCCTGGAAAAACCTGCCGCGTTACGGTCTGAAAAGTTTAGCCGAGCAGCATCAGCTTTCATTTAACCATCACCGCGCCGGCGATGATGCTGAAGTATGCGCGAAACTGTCGCTGCTTGCATTCAATAAGCTGATGGTGACGCGCAATGATGAAATTCATGAGGTGATGAAAAAAAGCATCAAAGTTCTGTAA
- a CDS encoding alpha/beta hydrolase, whose product MTRLLQYFQEKIVFLPSTLPREHAFDFDVTFEEHLWETPFGGAINALHFRTEQPVGVIVYYHGNADNLARWGNIAKGLTDYGYDVLVMDYRGYGKSTGIRSENILYSDAQFVYEYARNLYGEENTLVYGRSLGGAFAVKMAADNQPASVILEAAFYNLQDVVNRWLPGKVTDRVSPKMTYHFLSNKYIKQISSPLYHFHGTKDNIVPLSSGKKLFNVLNSAQPDLLKKFIEIEEGHHDDLDRSPLYQAEIKRILQQKK is encoded by the coding sequence ATGACCAGGCTCCTTCAATATTTCCAGGAAAAGATCGTTTTTCTGCCGTCAACTTTGCCTCGAGAACATGCCTTCGATTTCGATGTCACTTTTGAGGAGCATTTATGGGAGACACCCTTTGGAGGGGCTATAAATGCCCTTCATTTCCGAACAGAGCAGCCTGTGGGAGTTATTGTTTATTACCATGGTAATGCTGATAACCTGGCCCGCTGGGGAAACATTGCCAAGGGATTAACAGATTATGGATATGATGTGCTGGTGATGGATTATAGGGGTTACGGTAAAAGTACAGGCATTCGAAGCGAAAACATACTTTATTCGGATGCACAGTTTGTATATGAATATGCGAGAAATCTTTATGGTGAAGAAAATACGCTGGTTTATGGCCGCAGCCTTGGCGGAGCTTTCGCCGTTAAGATGGCTGCCGACAACCAACCGGCATCCGTGATCCTGGAAGCCGCTTTTTACAATCTGCAGGATGTAGTGAACCGCTGGCTCCCCGGAAAGGTAACAGACAGGGTATCGCCAAAGATGACTTATCATTTCCTGTCCAATAAATATATAAAGCAGATATCTTCACCACTTTATCATTTCCACGGCACTAAGGACAATATTGTTCCTCTGAGTTCCGGTAAAAAACTTTTCAACGTCCTGAACTCTGCACAGCCTGACCTGTTGAAAAAATTTATTGAAATTGAAGAAGGACATCATGATGATCTGGACCGGTCGCCCCTATATCAGGCTGAAATTAAACGTATTCTTCAGCAAAAAAAATAA
- a CDS encoding hemolysin family protein: MELLIIILLVILNGIFSMSEMSLVSSRKFKLENAGKKGSGGARKALQLSENPTKFLSTVQIGITLIGILLGVYSGENLTTDFQNFLARIPALEAYSKPLATTGIVVFITYLSILLGELLPKRIAMTFPERIITMVAKPMDLLSKITSPFVWLLSTSNNLILNLLGIRSNSDSIITEEEIKSIVKESAQEGEIEQIEHNIVERVFELGDRKINTLLTHRTAMTFFNVDDSLEKILAAIREDKHAAYPVTRDNDIDDIIGIVLLRDLFPIDDPETFSLEQYLKQPVFLNENYYAYKVLEIFRKEQNHYGIVIDEYGNTVGMVTLGDVLDALVGDTVTSDNFDYRITERDENSWLADGQYPIVEFLKYFDLDFEFDNRDNYTTLVGLFLNANSGTANVGDRIRIEDLELEIIDKDGQRVDKIMITRVNNK, encoded by the coding sequence TTCTTCTTGTTATCCTGAACGGAATATTTTCTATGTCGGAGATGTCACTGGTCTCATCCCGTAAATTCAAACTGGAAAATGCAGGCAAAAAAGGAAGCGGGGGTGCCAGGAAAGCACTACAACTGTCTGAAAATCCCACCAAATTTCTTTCTACGGTACAAATCGGAATCACACTGATCGGAATTCTTCTGGGAGTTTACTCGGGGGAAAACCTGACCACCGATTTCCAGAATTTCCTGGCCCGAATTCCTGCCCTGGAAGCCTATTCCAAACCTCTGGCCACCACCGGGATTGTCGTATTTATCACCTACCTGTCTATCTTGCTGGGCGAATTACTGCCGAAGCGCATTGCGATGACTTTTCCTGAGCGCATTATTACCATGGTGGCCAAACCTATGGACCTGCTGTCCAAAATTACTTCACCTTTCGTATGGCTGTTAAGCACTTCCAACAACCTTATCCTTAATCTTTTGGGAATCCGGAGTAATTCGGACAGTATCATCACAGAAGAAGAAATAAAATCAATCGTAAAGGAAAGTGCGCAGGAAGGGGAGATTGAGCAGATTGAACATAATATTGTGGAGCGGGTGTTTGAACTAGGCGACAGAAAGATCAATACTTTGCTTACCCACCGTACTGCGATGACCTTCTTTAATGTGGACGACAGCCTGGAAAAGATTTTGGCAGCTATTCGCGAGGACAAGCATGCCGCTTATCCTGTTACAAGAGACAATGATATCGATGATATTATCGGTATTGTGCTGCTGAGAGACCTGTTTCCGATAGATGATCCGGAAACCTTCAGTCTGGAGCAATATCTTAAACAGCCGGTCTTCCTCAATGAAAACTACTATGCCTATAAAGTGCTTGAAATATTCAGAAAAGAGCAAAACCATTATGGTATCGTCATAGACGAATATGGCAATACAGTTGGTATGGTTACCCTGGGTGATGTACTGGATGCTTTGGTGGGCGACACAGTGACCAGTGATAATTTTGACTACCGGATTACTGAAAGAGACGAAAACTCATGGCTGGCCGACGGGCAGTATCCCATCGTGGAATTCCTGAAATATTTTGACCTTGATTTTGAATTCGACAACCGTGACAATTATACCACCCTGGTAGGTTTGTTCCTGAATGCCAACAGCGGGACCGCAAATGTAGGCGACAGAATCAGGATTGAAGACCTGGAACTGGAGATCATTGACAAGGATGGCCAGCGGGTTGATAAAATTATGATTACCAGAGTGAACAACAAATAA